Proteins encoded by one window of Balearica regulorum gibbericeps isolate bBalReg1 chromosome 21, bBalReg1.pri, whole genome shotgun sequence:
- the ZBTB40 gene encoding zinc finger and BTB domain-containing protein 40 isoform X7 translates to MELPSYSKQLLQQLHTLCKEQQFCDCTIFIGNVRFGAHKVVLAAASLLFKSLLDSTDTISIDASVVTPEEFALLLEMMYSGKLPLGKHNFTKVISVADSLQMFDVAVSCKNLLRDLISCSTQDRVVREVSGQPADSSGNQAEANNLPQSEKPAEGKPDIFLSQRVSLSPGPVEAEVEADVSPPSQELTVNHTWVHQDAMPSDSRSLREDSGSRPDRPACAEQGGSAEEELAEPLEEKGGARDLAAESKSYKLDFFLQYESIFSEALSDAQTVLKRLEECREIDASQKEALVACLAEAGEQSVFKKLLSKVKDAETLDAQTLISLLKLFQDVNPKLRVALLEREGGSGEALQQTESTDEGETLTARLLGRREELIQSVTQLSPIVEFLEAAEEGFLTASEKRVVLDCCEGGCQREAMDNLLRKVDEEKSLKAESLVKLLGAVKASFPGLHRLLDNLVATANVSDGKAKWSPEDYGAKLLRRYRENLVELLTDTQTLLQGISVAQSLAPAEREAMEQVVKREAGGFASLVSAVLEEKSLSASAVWQLLLAVREPAPLNLLMEEIRKQPGAEFFFQAVATSESTAIEIILRHSKLISEAIQQRADLEGLAPGEAGLTEAVKELLSISAQKDSSEASLKAALSTAQEKSVPAIKICQLLCNVHETFPDLQPVMQELGHVGLLTEGSGEKPGIRKWKVNSESQVEALDKDEDKAGGAGAEESKEPQEKASSKKSFVCKACDKTFHFYCRLKVHMKRCRVARGKQIQCKECSEVKSTKKELEKHQLEVHGVVGTAKKKKKRLPVACDICGREFAHASGMQYHKLTEHFDEKPFSCEECGAKFAANSTLKNHMRLHTGDRPFMCKHCLMTFMQASALAYHTKKKHAEGKMYACQYCDAVFAQSIELSRHVRTHTGDKPYVCRECGKGFRQANGLSIHLRTFHTDIEDPYDCKKCRMSFATLQEHRKHVHEAHSREYHPCPTCSKVFSAPSLLERHMVTHVGGKPFSCEICDKAYQQLSGLWYHNRTHHPDVFAAQNHRSSKFSSLQCSSCDKTFSSTAAHRKHVKAEHTDVKFQECETCKELFPTLALLQVHVKCRHSGLLHLLFLLLTL, encoded by the exons ATGGAGCTTCCCAGTTACagcaaacagctgctgcagcagctgcacactctctgcaaagagcagcagttcTGTGATTGCACCATCTTCATTGGGAATGTTCGTTTTGGAGCGCACAAGGTGGTTTTGGCTGCTGCCAGTCTGCTTTTTAAATCCTTATTGGACAGCACGGACACCATCTCCATCGATGCTTCAGTGGTGACCCCTGAGGAGTTTGCGCTCTTGCTGGAGATGATGTACAGTGGCAAACTCCCACTGGGGAAACACAATTTCACCAAAGTTATCTCGGTGGCAGATAGTCTGCAGATGTTTGATGTGGCTGTTAGTTGTAAAAACCTCCTCAGGGACCTCATCAGCTGTTCAACTCAGGACCGGGTAGTGAGAGAAGTCTCCGGCCAGCCAGCAGACTCATCTGGAAACCAAGCTGAAGCTAATAACCTACCCCAGTCTGAAAAACCTGCCGAAGGAAAACCAGATATCTTCCTTTCTCAGAGAGTTTCCCTTTCTCCTGGCCCTGTAGAAGCAGAAGTGGAAGCAGATGTTTCTCCTCCTAGCCAGGAACTTACCGTGAATCACACCTGGGTTCACCAGGATGCGATGCCAAGTGACTCCAGATCCCTCCGGGAGGATTCAGGCTCTCGTCCTGATCGGCCTGCCTGTGCTGAGCAAGGTGGCAGCGCAGAAGAGGAGCTTGCTGAGCCtctggaggagaaaggaggagcaaGGGATTTAG cagcagagagcaaaagCTATAAActggatttctttcttcaatatgaaagtattttctctgaGGCCCTTTCTGATGCCCAAACGGTGCTGAAAAGACTAGAAGAGTGCAGAGAAATTGATGCCTCTCAAAAGGAG GCTCTGGTTGCCTGtctggcagaggcaggggaACAGTCGGTGTTCAAGAAGCTGCTGAGCAAAGTGAAGGATGCTGAGACCCTGGATGCTCAGACCCTCATATCTTTACTGAAGCTGTTCCAAGATGTGAATCCCAAGCTGCGAGTGGCGTtgctggagagggaagggggcagcGGAGAAGCCCTGCAGCAAACAG AGAGCACAGACGAGGGAGAGACGCTGACCGCTCGCTTGCTGGGACGCAGGGAGGAGCTGATCCAAAGCgtgacacagctgagccccatTGTAGAGTTCCTGGAGGCGGCAGAAGAGGGGTTCCTGACTGCCTCGGAGAAGCGG GTAGTTTTGGATTGCTGTGAAGGCGGCTGTCAGAGGGAAGCCATGGACAATCTGCTCAGGAAGGTGGACGAAGAGAAAAGCCTGAAAGCGGAAAGTTTGGTCAAACTTCTAGGGGCTGTGAAAGCTTCATTCCCTGGTCTCCACCGTCTGCTAGACAACTTGGTGGCAACAGCAAATGTCTCTGATGGCAAAG CCAAATGGAGCCCAGAGGATTACGGAGCCAAACTGCTGAGGCGATACCGAGAAAACTTAGTGGAGCTCCTCACAGACACCCAGACGCTGCTGCAGGGCATCTCTGTTGCGCAGAGCCTGGCTCCTGCTGAGAGAGAG GCGATGGAGCAGGTTGTGAAGCGTGAGGCTGGCGGTTTTGCCTCCCTTGTGTCGGCAGTGCTGGAGGAGAAGTCTTTGTCGGCCTCTGCTGTTTGGCaactgctgctggctgtgcgGGAACCTGCACCGCTGAACCTGCTCATGGAGGAGATCCGGAAACAGCCCGGTGCAGAGTTTTTCTTCCAAGCAG tggCCACCAGCGAGAGCACAGCCATTGAGATCATCTTGCGGCACAGCAAGCTGATCTCGGAGGCCATCCAGCAGAGAGCCGACCTGGAGGGCTTGGCTCCGGGGGAGGCAGGACTCACAGAAGCAGTAAAAGAG CTACTGAGTATTTCTGCTCAGAAGGATAGTTCAGAGGCCTCCCTGAAAGCGGCGCTGAGCACAGCCCAGGAGAAGTCTGTCCCAGCCATCAAGATCTGTCAGCTGCTGTGCAATGTCCATGAGACCTTCCCAGACCTGCAGCCAGTGATGCAGGAGCTGGGGCATGTGG GTCTCTTGACTGAGGGAAGCGGGGAGAAACCTGGGATCAGGAAGTGGAAGGTGAACAGTGAATCCCAGGTTGAAGCTCTGGACAAAGATGAGGACAAGGCGGGAGGTGCTGGTGCTGAGGAATCAAAGGAACCCCAAGAAAAAGCTTCTTCTAAGAAGAGTTTTGTCTGCAAAGCCTGTGATAAGACCTTCCACTTCTACTGCCGCCTGAAGGTGCACATGAAACGTTGTCGGGTGGCCAGAGGAAAGCAGATCCAGTGTAAGGAGTGCAGTGAGGTCAAATCGACCaagaaggagctggagaagcaTCAGCTGGAGGTCCACGGGGTGGTGGGGACAgccaagaagaagaagaagcgGCTCCCTGTGGCTTGTGACATCTGTGGCAGAGAGTTTGCTCATGCCTCAG GGATGCAGTACCACAAGCTTACGGAGCACTTCGATGAGAAGCCCTTCTCCTGCGAGGAGTGTGGGGCCAAGTTCGCGGCCAACTCCACACTGAAGAACCACATGCGGCTGCACACAGGGGACCGGCCCTTCATGTGCAAGCATTGCCTGATGACCTTCATGCAGGCGTCGGCCCTTGCCTACCACACCAAGAAGAAGCATGCTGAGG GGAAAATGTACGCCTGCCAGTACTGCGATGCCGTGTTCGCCCAGTCCATTGAGCTGTCGCGCCATGTCCGGACTCACACGGGGGACAAGCCGTACGTCTGCCGGGAGTGTGGGAAAGGCTTTCGCCAGGCCAACGGGCTCTCCATCCACCTCCGGACCTTCCACA CAGACATCGAAGATCCCTATGACTGCAAGAAATGCCGGATGAGCTTTGCCACCCTGCAGGAGCACCGCAAGCATGTCCACGAAGCCCATTCCCGGGAGTACCACCCCTGCCCGACCTGCTCAAAAGTCTTCAGTGCCCCGTCGCTCCTGGAGCGCCATATGGTGACCCATGTCGGAGGAAAGCCCTTTAGCTGTGAGATCTGTGACAAAGCTTACCAG CAGTTGTCAGGGTTATGGTATCACAACCGGACCCACCACCCTGATGTCTTTGCAGCTCAGAATCACCGCTCCTCCAAGTTCTcctccctgcagtgcagctcctGTGACAAAACcttctccagcactgctgctcacCGAAAGCACGTCAAGGCAGAGCACACAG ATGTGAAGTTCCAGGAGTGCGAGACATGCAAGGAGCTCTTCCCCACGCTGGCTCTCCTGCAGGTCCACGTGAAGTGCAGGCACTCAGGTCTGTTACATTTGCTGTTTTTGTTGTTAACCTTGTGA
- the ZBTB40 gene encoding zinc finger and BTB domain-containing protein 40 isoform X1 has product MELPSYSKQLLQQLHTLCKEQQFCDCTIFIGNVRFGAHKVVLAAASLLFKSLLDSTDTISIDASVVTPEEFALLLEMMYSGKLPLGKHNFTKVISVADSLQMFDVAVSCKNLLRDLISCSTQDRVVREVSGQPADSSGNQAEANNLPQSEKPAEGKPDIFLSQRVSLSPGPVEAEVEADVSPPSQELTVNHTWVHQDAMPSDSRSLREDSGSRPDRPACAEQGGSAEEELAEPLEEKGGARDLAAESKSYKLDFFLQYESIFSEALSDAQTVLKRLEECREIDASQKEALVACLAEAGEQSVFKKLLSKVKDAETLDAQTLISLLKLFQDVNPKLRVALLEREGGSGEALQQTESTDEGETLTARLLGRREELIQSVTQLSPIVEFLEAAEEGFLTASEKRVVLDCCEGGCQREAMDNLLRKVDEEKSLKAESLVKLLGAVKASFPGLHRLLDNLVATANVSDGKAKWSPEDYGAKLLRRYRENLVELLTDTQTLLQGISVAQSLAPAEREAMEQVVKREAGGFASLVSAVLEEKSLSASAVWQLLLAVREPAPLNLLMEEIRKQPGAEFFFQAVATSESTAIEIILRHSKLISEAIQQRADLEGLAPGEAGLTEAVKELLSISAQKDSSEASLKAALSTAQEKSVPAIKICQLLCNVHETFPDLQPVMQELGHVGLLTEGSGEKPGIRKWKVNSESQVEALDKDEDKAGGAGAEESKEPQEKASSKKSFVCKACDKTFHFYCRLKVHMKRCRVARGKQIQCKECSEVKSTKKELEKHQLEVHGVVGTAKKKKKRLPVACDICGREFAHASGMQYHKLTEHFDEKPFSCEECGAKFAANSTLKNHMRLHTGDRPFMCKHCLMTFMQASALAYHTKKKHAEGKMYACQYCDAVFAQSIELSRHVRTHTGDKPYVCRECGKGFRQANGLSIHLRTFHTDIEDPYDCKKCRMSFATLQEHRKHVHEAHSREYHPCPTCSKVFSAPSLLERHMVTHVGGKPFSCEICDKAYQQLSGLWYHNRTHHPDVFAAQNHRSSKFSSLQCSSCDKTFSSTAAHRKHVKAEHTDVKFQECETCKELFPTLALLQVHVKCRHSGSQPFRCLYCSASFRFPGALQSHVATEHFKQTESTFTCELCGELFPSQGELEGHYGTEHPKVVFSQATTAQIVQVIQTSDQGAAEHIISFDEAQLAGSQVFVTLPESQMSQAGSELVAVTMEDLFDDKVTLVCEETK; this is encoded by the exons ATGGAGCTTCCCAGTTACagcaaacagctgctgcagcagctgcacactctctgcaaagagcagcagttcTGTGATTGCACCATCTTCATTGGGAATGTTCGTTTTGGAGCGCACAAGGTGGTTTTGGCTGCTGCCAGTCTGCTTTTTAAATCCTTATTGGACAGCACGGACACCATCTCCATCGATGCTTCAGTGGTGACCCCTGAGGAGTTTGCGCTCTTGCTGGAGATGATGTACAGTGGCAAACTCCCACTGGGGAAACACAATTTCACCAAAGTTATCTCGGTGGCAGATAGTCTGCAGATGTTTGATGTGGCTGTTAGTTGTAAAAACCTCCTCAGGGACCTCATCAGCTGTTCAACTCAGGACCGGGTAGTGAGAGAAGTCTCCGGCCAGCCAGCAGACTCATCTGGAAACCAAGCTGAAGCTAATAACCTACCCCAGTCTGAAAAACCTGCCGAAGGAAAACCAGATATCTTCCTTTCTCAGAGAGTTTCCCTTTCTCCTGGCCCTGTAGAAGCAGAAGTGGAAGCAGATGTTTCTCCTCCTAGCCAGGAACTTACCGTGAATCACACCTGGGTTCACCAGGATGCGATGCCAAGTGACTCCAGATCCCTCCGGGAGGATTCAGGCTCTCGTCCTGATCGGCCTGCCTGTGCTGAGCAAGGTGGCAGCGCAGAAGAGGAGCTTGCTGAGCCtctggaggagaaaggaggagcaaGGGATTTAG cagcagagagcaaaagCTATAAActggatttctttcttcaatatgaaagtattttctctgaGGCCCTTTCTGATGCCCAAACGGTGCTGAAAAGACTAGAAGAGTGCAGAGAAATTGATGCCTCTCAAAAGGAG GCTCTGGTTGCCTGtctggcagaggcaggggaACAGTCGGTGTTCAAGAAGCTGCTGAGCAAAGTGAAGGATGCTGAGACCCTGGATGCTCAGACCCTCATATCTTTACTGAAGCTGTTCCAAGATGTGAATCCCAAGCTGCGAGTGGCGTtgctggagagggaagggggcagcGGAGAAGCCCTGCAGCAAACAG AGAGCACAGACGAGGGAGAGACGCTGACCGCTCGCTTGCTGGGACGCAGGGAGGAGCTGATCCAAAGCgtgacacagctgagccccatTGTAGAGTTCCTGGAGGCGGCAGAAGAGGGGTTCCTGACTGCCTCGGAGAAGCGG GTAGTTTTGGATTGCTGTGAAGGCGGCTGTCAGAGGGAAGCCATGGACAATCTGCTCAGGAAGGTGGACGAAGAGAAAAGCCTGAAAGCGGAAAGTTTGGTCAAACTTCTAGGGGCTGTGAAAGCTTCATTCCCTGGTCTCCACCGTCTGCTAGACAACTTGGTGGCAACAGCAAATGTCTCTGATGGCAAAG CCAAATGGAGCCCAGAGGATTACGGAGCCAAACTGCTGAGGCGATACCGAGAAAACTTAGTGGAGCTCCTCACAGACACCCAGACGCTGCTGCAGGGCATCTCTGTTGCGCAGAGCCTGGCTCCTGCTGAGAGAGAG GCGATGGAGCAGGTTGTGAAGCGTGAGGCTGGCGGTTTTGCCTCCCTTGTGTCGGCAGTGCTGGAGGAGAAGTCTTTGTCGGCCTCTGCTGTTTGGCaactgctgctggctgtgcgGGAACCTGCACCGCTGAACCTGCTCATGGAGGAGATCCGGAAACAGCCCGGTGCAGAGTTTTTCTTCCAAGCAG tggCCACCAGCGAGAGCACAGCCATTGAGATCATCTTGCGGCACAGCAAGCTGATCTCGGAGGCCATCCAGCAGAGAGCCGACCTGGAGGGCTTGGCTCCGGGGGAGGCAGGACTCACAGAAGCAGTAAAAGAG CTACTGAGTATTTCTGCTCAGAAGGATAGTTCAGAGGCCTCCCTGAAAGCGGCGCTGAGCACAGCCCAGGAGAAGTCTGTCCCAGCCATCAAGATCTGTCAGCTGCTGTGCAATGTCCATGAGACCTTCCCAGACCTGCAGCCAGTGATGCAGGAGCTGGGGCATGTGG GTCTCTTGACTGAGGGAAGCGGGGAGAAACCTGGGATCAGGAAGTGGAAGGTGAACAGTGAATCCCAGGTTGAAGCTCTGGACAAAGATGAGGACAAGGCGGGAGGTGCTGGTGCTGAGGAATCAAAGGAACCCCAAGAAAAAGCTTCTTCTAAGAAGAGTTTTGTCTGCAAAGCCTGTGATAAGACCTTCCACTTCTACTGCCGCCTGAAGGTGCACATGAAACGTTGTCGGGTGGCCAGAGGAAAGCAGATCCAGTGTAAGGAGTGCAGTGAGGTCAAATCGACCaagaaggagctggagaagcaTCAGCTGGAGGTCCACGGGGTGGTGGGGACAgccaagaagaagaagaagcgGCTCCCTGTGGCTTGTGACATCTGTGGCAGAGAGTTTGCTCATGCCTCAG GGATGCAGTACCACAAGCTTACGGAGCACTTCGATGAGAAGCCCTTCTCCTGCGAGGAGTGTGGGGCCAAGTTCGCGGCCAACTCCACACTGAAGAACCACATGCGGCTGCACACAGGGGACCGGCCCTTCATGTGCAAGCATTGCCTGATGACCTTCATGCAGGCGTCGGCCCTTGCCTACCACACCAAGAAGAAGCATGCTGAGG GGAAAATGTACGCCTGCCAGTACTGCGATGCCGTGTTCGCCCAGTCCATTGAGCTGTCGCGCCATGTCCGGACTCACACGGGGGACAAGCCGTACGTCTGCCGGGAGTGTGGGAAAGGCTTTCGCCAGGCCAACGGGCTCTCCATCCACCTCCGGACCTTCCACA CAGACATCGAAGATCCCTATGACTGCAAGAAATGCCGGATGAGCTTTGCCACCCTGCAGGAGCACCGCAAGCATGTCCACGAAGCCCATTCCCGGGAGTACCACCCCTGCCCGACCTGCTCAAAAGTCTTCAGTGCCCCGTCGCTCCTGGAGCGCCATATGGTGACCCATGTCGGAGGAAAGCCCTTTAGCTGTGAGATCTGTGACAAAGCTTACCAG CAGTTGTCAGGGTTATGGTATCACAACCGGACCCACCACCCTGATGTCTTTGCAGCTCAGAATCACCGCTCCTCCAAGTTCTcctccctgcagtgcagctcctGTGACAAAACcttctccagcactgctgctcacCGAAAGCACGTCAAGGCAGAGCACACAG ATGTGAAGTTCCAGGAGTGCGAGACATGCAAGGAGCTCTTCCCCACGCTGGCTCTCCTGCAGGTCCACGTGAAGTGCAGGCACTCAG GCTCCCAGCCGTTTCGCTGCTTGTACTGCTCAGCATCCTTCCGTTTCCCAGGGGCCCTGCAGAGCCATGTTGCCACCGAGCACTTCAAGCAGACAGAGAGCACCTTCACCTGTGAGCTCTGTGGGGAGCTCTTCCCCTCCCAGGGCGAGCTGGAGGGGCACTATGGCACTGAACATCCCAAGGTGGTCTTCTCCCAAGCCACCACGGCCCAGATTGTGCAG GTGATTCAGACATCGGaccaaggagcagcagagcacatCATCTCTTTTGATGAGGCCCAACTCGCTGGCTCCCAAGTCTTTGTGACGTTACCCGAATCCCAAATGAGCCAAGCTGGCTCTGAGCTGGTGGCAGTGACCATGGAGGACTTGTTTGATGACAAAGTCACTCTGGTTTGTGAAGAAACCAAGTGA